The following coding sequences lie in one Musa acuminata AAA Group cultivar baxijiao chromosome BXJ3-1, Cavendish_Baxijiao_AAA, whole genome shotgun sequence genomic window:
- the LOC135584125 gene encoding pentatricopeptide repeat-containing protein At5g38730-like: protein MGGISNGRNEAAFIQGVCAIVSKGNWCTLWIPHVSDRFTTSNVHQILLQLSADTALSWNFFKWAQSLPHYHHSLPTNFTMVHLLTKSRRFQEARNLLQKFAFKGFLSSPTVLSALLSDHGDQDSNSQILSWLVFIYSRSNETHDAIQILELMKSRGLRLDPHACSALLSALAKARLTATAWNVYDDILRMGVVANVHILNVMIHVCFKSGDTEKAEKLVSEMDGKVVRPDLFTYNTLISLYCKKGMHYEALAVQERMEKEGIHPDIVTYNSLIYGFCKDGRMREASRLFKEIKGAAPNQVTYTTLIDGYCRVNDLDEGLRLREEMEAKGMYPGVATYNAIIRKLCEEGKMRAVNDLLNEMDDRRVQPDNVTCNTLINAYCKRGNMDFAWKLRNKMLESGQVLDQFTYKALIHGFCKVQELDEAKEVLLDMLDAGFAPNYSTYSWLVDSYCSLNNVEAVLSIPDEIAHRGLSVDKSLYRALIRRLCKRGLVDFAQKAFNKMLEKGLLGDSLVYASLAYAYLSTGKRIAACEILNEMVKKQLMITAKIYKSLCASLANDSGILDLLWSHAIERGLIARNVYKLMQEAKLNSQNDTMNMSSPF, encoded by the exons ATGGGCGGCATTTCGAACGGAAGGAACGAGGCGGCATTCATTCAAGGTGTTTGCGCAATTGTCTCAAAGGGGAATTGGTGTACCCTGTGGATCCCCCATGTCAGCGATCGCTTCACCACCTCCAATGTGCACCAGATCCTGCTTCAGCTGTCCGCCGACACCGCCCTCTCCTGGAATTTCTTCAAGTGGGCGCAGTCTCTTCCCCACTACCACCATTCCCTCCCAACCAACTTCACCATGGTACACCTCCTCACCAAGAGCAGGCGATTCCAAGAAGCGCGGAACTTGCTCCAGAAGTTCGCGTTTAAGGGGTTCCTCTCGTCGCCGACGGTGTTGAGTGCGTTGCTGAGCGATCATGGCGATCAAGACTCGAATTCGCAGATCCTGAGTTGGCTGGTGTTCATCTACTCCCGGTCGAACGAGACGCATGATGCAATCCAGATACTTGAGCTGATGAAATCTCGTGGACTGAGGCTTGATCCACATGCTTGCAGTGCCCTCTTGAGCGCGCTAGCCAAGGCAAGACTGACAGCCACAGCTTGGAATGTATACGACGACATCCTCCGCATGGGGGTTGTTGCCAATGTCCACATTCTCAATGTCATGATCCATGTTTGTTTCAAGTCGGGTGACACTGAGAAGGCTGAGAAGTTGGTCAGTGAGATGGATGGGAAGGTGGTACGTCCTGATTTGTTCACCTATAACACCTTGATCTCATTATATTGCAAGAAGGGCATGCACTATGAGGCTTTGGCTGTTCAGGAGAGAATGGAGAAGGAAGGAATTCATCCCGATATTGTAACttataattctcttatctatggaTTCTGTAAAGACGGTAGAATGAGGGAAGCCTCGAGGCTTTTTAAGGAAATCAAAGGTGCAGCTCCAAACCAAGTGACCTACACTACTCTTATTGATGGCTACTGCAGAGTTAATGACCTCGACGAAGGGCTTAGATTGCGTGAAGAGATGGAGGCAAAAGGAATGTATCCTGGGGTGGCTACATATAATGCAATCATCCGTAAGCTATGTGAAGAAGGCAAAATGAGGGCTGTTAATGATCTGCTGAATGAGATGGATGATCGAAGGGTTCAACCTGATAATGTCACGTGCAACACCTTGATTAATGCATATTGCAAGAGAGGAAATATGGATTTTGCATGGAAGCTTAGGAACAAGATGTTGGAATCAGGGCAAGTGCTAGACCAGTTTACATACAAGGCCCTAATACATGGATTCTGCAAGGTTCAGGAACTAGACGAGGCTAAGGAAGTCCTCCTAGACATGCTGGATGCAG GTTTTGCACCAAACTACAGTACTTACTCATGGCTTGTAGATAGTTACTGCAGCCTGAACAATGTGGAGGCCGTGCTAAGCATCCCAGATGAGATAGCACATAGAGGTCTTTCTGTGGATAAGTCGTTATATAGAGCTCTAATAAGAAGGCTATGCAAACGAGGTTTAGTTGATTTTGCACAGAAGGCATTCAACAAAATGCTAGAAAAAGGTTTATTAGGTGATAGTCTTGTGTATGCTAGTCTTGCATATGCTTACTTGAGCACAGGAAAGCGGATCGCAGCTTGTGAGATACTAAATGAAATGGTTAAGAAGCAATTGATGATAACAGCTAAAATTTACAAGTCACTCTGTGCTTCACTTGCAAATGATAGTGGCATTCTAGATTTACTCTGGAGCCATGCCATTGAGAGAGGTCTGATTGCTAGGAATGTCTACAAATTGATGCAAGAAGCCAAGCTAAACTCTCAGAATGATACTATGAATATGTCAAGTCCATTTTGA
- the LOC135628736 gene encoding NDR1/HIN1-like protein 6: MAEPHRIHPAAVDVESPLPSPSQAAKSGENDQQQPKSSRRRRSRCCRCLCCTVLTLVVLIIAIGATVGILYLVFRPKIPKYSVDRLTLSNFTVDDDTTISATFNLTVTARNPNRRIGIYYGHGSHLSAWYNGTRLCTGAFPVFYQGHRNTTVVSLLLAGETQLGSGLLQELQQQQQQTGTVLLDFRGSVPVRVKLGRLKLPKVSFKVRCNIVVNSLSSSNSISLRSSHCKFKLKL, encoded by the coding sequence ATGGCTGAGCCCCACAGAATCCACCCGGCTGCGGTGGACGTCGAATCTCCACTTCCGTCGCCGTCGCAAGCCGCAAAGAGCGGTGAGAACGACCAACAGCAGCCAAAGagttcgaggaggaggaggagccgctGCTGCAGGTGCCTGTGCTGCACGGTCCTCACCCTTGTCGTCCTCATCATAGCCATTGGCGCCACTGTCGGCATCCTGTACCTCGTCTTCCGCCCCAAGATCCCCAAGTACTCCGTCGACCGTCTCACCCTCTCCAACTTCACCGTCGACGACGACACGACCATCAGCGCCACCTTCAACTTGACGGTCACCGCGAGGAACCCCAACAGGCGGATCGGCATCTACTACGGGCACGGCAGCCACCTGAGTGCGTGGTACAACGGCACCAGGCTGTGTACCGGAGCCTTCCCCGTGTTCTACCAGGGCCACCGGAACACGACGGTGGTGAGCCTGTTGCTCGCGGGGGAGACGCAGCTGGGCAGCGGGCTGCTGCAagagctgcagcagcagcagcagcagacggGGACGGTACTGCTGGACTTCAGGGGAAGTGTGCCGGTGAGGGTGAAGCTAGGGAGGCTGAAGCTTCCGAAGGTGAGCTTCAAGGTGAGGTGCAACATCGTGGTGAACAGCTTGAGTAGCAGCAACAGCATCAGCCTCAGATCAAGCCACTGCAAGTTCAAGTTGAAGCTCTGA